ATTTGTTATACATCCAAGAACCGTGTATGAATAATGCCATTAAAACCCCCATGAATATTATAAAAATCAAGGCGAATTCTATTATCGCCTGTCCTCTCTGATCAGTAACCAGTCTTTTCAATGCCACCCCTCCTTAAATAATAAAAACCATGCCCGCTATTATTAAATAACGAGCATGGTTAGGTTTAATTTAAGAGCCTATGCCGGTTCTTATTTCCTTATCTGTATCAGGTAAACCCATTTGTTTAACGGTTATGGTGACGCTGTCTTTGTTGTCCGGTGGGTAAGCATCTTTCCAACTGTTGTCAGAAGGCCATGCCTCTGCTGTAATTGTGTATGTGCCGGGGCTGGCAGTAAAGTTATATGGGATTTGTGTGTTTTTACCCGGTTCTAAGGTGAATGTTTGTGTCTTGGTACCGGCTGGGCCGTTAACGGTAAGTTTAATCGGTACAGGCCCCGGTATGCTGTCTTTCCGGCGAACGCCGATATTTGTTTTGACGGTCGTTGAAGATCCGTCAATCACCCAGTTTGTCTTTAAAGGTAATATCTTAACTGCAATATCGTATTGTGCCGGAACAAGTTCCTTCCTTATTACGTTATCCTCATATGTTGTTTCGGGATATTTGCGTACCGCAGGTGCTTCGTTAATGGTGCCAACCAGCTCTACATTGCTATCCGATCCAGTCCAAGTAAAGTACAGAGTTTTTTCTTCTGTAGCCATTAAGTCAGTGAAGTAGCAGTCTTTTCCTCGAAATGTTCCTTTTTTAGGCTCTGTGCCATCCTCATATTTTAAGGTTTGTAAATTGCCGTTTTTGTACACGCCAACGGGGATATTTGCCGTACCGATAAAGACATGCTCGTTCTTAACGGTAAAGGAACCGTTATAAACCCCGTCTTTTTTGATTTTTTCTCCTTTTTCAAGGCCGGTAGTCAAGTCTACCGCCACTAAGTTGAAAGGCACGGCTTTCCATGCTTTAACCCCGTCTTCGGTTGTAGCCACTAACCAGTCATGGGCAAGGGATAATTCACCGGAAACTCCGGTACCGTAGTTTTGGTTGCTGTCGGCATTGGCAATGAGTGTGGTTTGATATTTTACGCCTGTGTATGTGTCTATACCTGCCAGCCAACCGTTACCTACACCTTGGAAGGCTACGGCTGCGTTAGTTCCCTGTACCCGCCATATAATCGGTGCTGTCTGTGCCCGGTCGGCAAATTCTGCTACCCATTTGGTTTGATGGGTAGCTCTGTCTACTGCAATCAGTCTGCCCTTTTGTCCGGGGTGGTTTACTGCCGGGAAGTATACCGTGGTTTTAGTAAGGGCCGGTGAGCGGTTGGAGAAAATACCGGCGTTGTCAGCATTTACCCAAGAACTTCCTGTAGCAACGTTGTAGCCGTAAATTCGGCTCTGGCAGTCGCCAAAGAACAGCCAATCGCCGTCTACTGCAAAGCTGGCTACAATACCGCCGTTAAATGCTATTTTGTCATATGAGTCATTTGACTTTAATACTACCTTGCCGTTTTCTTCCGCTAAAATATCATCCAGTCGGAATAATCCCAATTCTCCATGGTGCGTTCCCTTATCCAAACCAACTGCAAAGCCCTGCCCGTTTAAAATAGGGGCCGGGGATGAAGACGTTCGTCCGGAACCAAGGCTAATCCGCAGGTTGTTAGCCTTTTGTTTATCCAGCATGTCAATAGCCAAGTGGACTTCGGCGGTGTTACCGGCGGTGTAAACTACTACTTCATGCCCTCTCCAATCCAGTACCAAAGGGGCGGAAACAATGTCAGATGCCCAAAGATCCATAAAAGAATCATAATATCTGGCATTATCAAAGTCGGTTATATCAAATATTTCGATATAACTTTTATCCCCTGCCGTTTCAGTGCCGATGTAAATATACTTTTTGCCGTTTTTTTCTACCAATGTGGGGTGACTTTTGGTTTCTTTATCGCCATGTATCGGCAGTTTAAATACCGGTTCGTTGTGCTGGAAGTTGCCGGAATAATCCGGTTCCTTCATCACATAGCCCCTTAAATGTTTGCCTGCCGCCACTACTGCGAGGGTTTGTCCCTCGTATTTGCCCCAACCTTTTAAAATGAGCGGCTGACTGAAAGATATGTCGCAGTTATCTTCCCATGCGGGCCACAGTATCGGTGTAGTGCTGTAACCTTCTCTGGTGCGAAAATCATTGAAGCCGAATGTGGTTACGTCTCCCGGTGCTGCGAAGGCAGGTAGTGTAGAGGTTAGTGCAAAAATGACTGTGAGCATTAAGATAAGCAGCCTTTTCAAGAAATGTACCCTCCTTCTTTAAAAGTTTTCTTAAATAAGGCAAAAATCCCAGCTAATTAATCAGCTAGGATTCGGTCTTATTTGCTTGTAATTTCTACCGTTCTGATCTGTGCGTTCCAGTTCACATTGCAGTCCAAGGCTTCTGCAACGTAGCGAACGGGGATAAATGTCCGAGATTTGGTGATAACCGGTGCGGTGTCCATGGTTTTCGTCACACCATTTACCTTGAAAGTCCTTTGGCCGATAACCATTTCCACTGTAAATCCGGCTTTTTGAACGACAACTTTCTTTTCCTTCTCAATCCAAGTTACCTGACAGTTAAGTGCTTCCCCAATAGCCCGGAACGGTACTTGCGTGCGGTTATTGCTGTCAATGTAGGGCGGTACGTCCGGATTCAGCCTCATCCCGTCAACAATAACGGCGATACCGCTGTATGCCGGTGCAGGATTTGTATTTGTATTTTTGTAGCCGGGGAAAGGCCTAGCAGGTGTCGTGTCAACTCCTTCCCCGCCGTTGCCTGGAATGATTATGGCAAAAGCCGGGGTAGCAAAGAGCAACAGCACGACCATCATCAGCAAAACTAATTTTTTCCTCATGATAAATTATCACTCTCCTTTTTTCACTTTTCTTAAACCCGTTCCTTTACAGCATGGACAAGGTACATATTTGCAGTTATCCTCCACTTTCTTAATTAGAAAACCATCTTCATAGGGAATATAGACTAATCTATCACCTTCTTTTAAATTCAGTTTTTCTCGGACGTATTTAGGAATTGTAGTCTGACCTTTAGATGTTAATTTTGAAGTTTTTTCTTGCATATCAATGCCCCTCTGCTGTCAATTCCTTACTTTTTTCCTTGCTTTTTATACTACTATATATGGTGCATAATACTTTGTCAACTACAAAATGTAGTTTACGCTAAAAAATTTTCTATTATTGCTATTGCGGCTATTGAGGGCCCCAAAAACGGTGCAAAAGCCGTAGGCATATGTACTCTACCCAACGCTACATCCGCAAATGCCTTAATTGTACCGCAAGCCTGCCATGTGCGAATGCCGTAATAGCCAATCATGATAATTCCCGCCATTGCAGTTCCATACAGTACAGGCATATGACCTACCAGCAAGGACAAAGCAACAGGCAGTTTCACATCTCCCCCGCCGATAGCCTTTTCCCCCGGTGCTAATGGTAATGCCCCTGTCATGATGGCAATTTTAGAAATGAAATTGCTTCCGTAGTACAGAAAGCAGAAAAAACCACAGACGATAGCAGCGGACAGTAAGAGTTGGTATTGTTCTTGCAGTAAGATAAAAATTAAAGCTAAACCCATTGCAGGATAAACATGCTTGTTATATATCTTCCTCTCTTTTATATCCGTGTAAGTCGTTATTGCTACCAGTGCTATAGCCAAGATTAAGTTAATATACATCAAACCACTTCCTTAACCAACAAGTGTAGCATCTCCGCTATGTTTGTCTTGATTAACAGCAAATAAGCGAGTGCTACAAAAATAGCTACTGTTAAAAAAGTTGACTGCTTTGCATTAAGATTAAGCAGCATTATTTGGTTTTTTATAAAATTGCCAGCAGCCCCGATTAAAGGAACAAAGATAATTATAAGTCCGATAATTATTAGCCAACCAGCTAAATTAAAAGATTCACCCATATCTGCCTCCTTACTTAAAAATTTTTTTAAAAAATAAATAAACCCCAGTTAAACAACCGGGGTTTATAGAAAGTAATTTAGTCTAAAGCGTCATTAACTTCACCAAATTTTGCAGAAAGTTTATTACCCAGTAGTGTGAGGGCACCAATTACCACAACGGCTACAAGAGCAATAATCAAACCGTATTCTGCCATTCCCTGTCCACTTTCATCTTGATGAAGCTCTTTTAATTGCTCTTTAAATTTGCTGATCACCTTTTTCACCTCCCATAAAAAAATAACTTGCCCCAGTAGATTCTTAAAATGCTTGTAACAGGTGATAGAATACCGGGAAAAATAAAAGCCCCATCAATGGGCCGAGTATGAAAATTAATATGATAGGCAGAAGCCTGATTGTTAACCTACCTGCCTTTTCAGCGGCATCATTTTTACGCCTAATCATAATCCTTTGTGCATGATCTTTTATCGCGTCTGCCATTGATGTACCGTACCGTTCCGCTTGATCCATTCTTCTAACCAAGTCCGTCAAGTCCGGTATACTGCACCTTATCGCTATATCTGCCAAAGCATCACTGCGTCTTTTACCAAGGCTCATTTCGTCAATCGCTCTTGAAAATTCTTTGGCTAACTCACTGTCCTTCATGCTATTGGAAACTTCGGTTATAGCTGTATAAAAGTCAGCACCCGATTCCAGAACCGCCGCAAAGGATACACAAAATGCCGGTATATCCCTGTTAATACTCTCAACTCGCTGCCTGGCTTTGTTATTCAACCATACTCTAGGAATAAAATATAATATAATGCCTACAAGCAACGGCCAGAAAATATCTACCAAACCAATCAAGACAAAGGGCAAAAAGCAAATTACACAAACTATCGGCAAAGCTATCTGCAAACCGATGAAATATTCGGGTTCTATATCCAAACCGGCCTGCATTATAACCTTCTTTAACAGGGTCCTGTTTTCAAGATTAGAAAATCTGCCACCGGTTCTTTTCAGTATTTCTTCCGTTTTGTCTCCGGCTTCTGTCCAGTCGGGCAAAGCAAACTTTTTGCCTGCGACAGCTACAAGGACAGCAGCAGCCGTAAGAGTTGCCGCCAGCGTACTGTATTCCATCTGTTAACCCTCCATGGTTTTCATTATCATTTTTCTTGCAATCATGTTGCCTAAGACAATCATGGCAATGCATAACATAAAGAAAACACAGCCTTCAAACGTATTAAATAACGGTGCTGTAAAATCCGGAGACAATACTCTGGCTATGCCGATAACCAAAAACGGTAAACCGGTAAGTATTTTTATTGCCGCTAAGTTTTGTGAGATAGCTCCTTTGATCTGCCCTTGCTTGTTTGCTTGGTCGTAATATGCTTCAAGTGAATAGTCACATATTCTGTCAATGTCTATGCCCATGCTATGGTGAAGTCTGTAGGCTAAAGACAGCGTTCTTAAATCTTCCCAACCTGTTCGTTCTATTACATCATCCAACGCTTTTGCCGTGGTATCACCCGTTCTGGTTCTTCTTAGCACATCGTAAAATATATCTCTGGCCGGTCTAGGCAAGTTTGGTACAGTATCTTCTAACGCTTGATATGGGTTTAAGGTTCCGCTTGTAGCGGCACTGAGTTGAGATAAAACATCGGGATATTGTTGCCTTAACAGTTCCCTTCTGCTTTCGTCTCTTTTCTTCTGCATCCATTTAAGAGCAAAGTATCCTCCGCTTAGGCCCAGTACGGTAAAAAAAAGGTTCCCTGTTATTGCATAGGCCACACCGGCACCAATAACACTTCCCGCCAACACAACAAGCAAATCTGCCGATGACTTTGTTGCTTCTTTAGCTTCGATTTTTTCATCCTTTAATCGCACTGCTACTGCTTTTGAAGTCAGTAACCTGTCTCCTAAAAGCAAAAACAGCACTGCTAAACCGGTTAATATTTGTGCTAATAGAAGGAGGCTCATTTTATAATCCAACCTCCATCCTCAATCAAAATTTGTTTTCGCTTAAAGCCTTTAGCAACCCAAACAAAGTCATCTTTTTCTTTGCTGTATTCAATAATTGTGTTTAATTTAAGTGTGGTATTGCCGGTTTTTTCATCTTTTGTAACCCCGTTTACTTCTACGATGTGTTCAAGTCTACGTCTGCCGTTTCTTTCTCTTACAACCTGCACAATAAAATCAATGGTTTTCAGCAGGTTGTAGATTGCCTCGTTGGGTATGGTTGAATACTGGCTTACTAAAGTATAGAGTCTGTCAACACATTCATAAGCACTGTCAGCGTGAATGGTACTCATACTTCCTGGGTGTCCGGTGTTCATTGCCTGCAACATAGCCAATGTTTCTTCTTCCCTACACTCACCGACAATTATGCGGTCAGGCCGCATACGCAGAGCAAATGCTATACATTGTGCTTGAGTAATTTCCCCTTTCCCCTCGTTTGTAGGCGGTCGTGCTTCCATTTTTCTGACGAAAGGGTGTTGCAGCTGTAATTCGCAAGGGTTTTCGATGGTAATTATGCTTTCTTTTGGCGGTACAAAACTTGCAATGCAGTTTAGCATTGTCGTCTTACCGCTACCGGTACCGCCGGAAACGATTATATTTTGCTTTGCTATAACCGCCGCTTTTAGAAAGTCAGCCACAAATTGGTTAATTGATTTGCGAGCAAGCAGGTTTTCAATTGTCATATCATCTCTAAAGCGGCGTATGGTAAACATCGTACCTTCCGGGGAAAGAGGGGGTATTTGAGTTATTAAACGGGAACCGTCAAAGAGCGTGGCATATGCCCAAGGCGTGTGTGGACTGATACTGCGTCCTGTTGGTGCTAACATTCTGTCCAACACATCCCTAATATGTTGTTCATCA
The genomic region above belongs to Desulfofalx alkaliphila DSM 12257 and contains:
- a CDS encoding prepilin peptidase codes for the protein MYINLILAIALVAITTYTDIKERKIYNKHVYPAMGLALIFILLQEQYQLLLSAAIVCGFFCFLYYGSNFISKIAIMTGALPLAPGEKAIGGGDVKLPVALSLLVGHMPVLYGTAMAGIIMIGYYGIRTWQACGTIKAFADVALGRVHMPTAFAPFLGPSIAAIAIIENFLA
- a CDS encoding CpaF family protein encodes the protein MLDKALIEKLATKYGEYHPSDIELTDDSQDKKDYEMSSIPGLKESDYKKVRTFVQSELRRLLKPEEQRDSRNRAVRSTLRTVVARALIACDIPLGQDAAEKLIEELGNDCLGYGPIEPFFYDREVTEIICNKDEIRVEKHGILELVEGVKFRDEQHIRDVLDRMLAPTGRSISPHTPWAYATLFDGSRLITQIPPLSPEGTMFTIRRFRDDMTIENLLARKSINQFVADFLKAAVIAKQNIIVSGGTGSGKTTMLNCIASFVPPKESIITIENPCELQLQHPFVRKMEARPPTNEGKGEITQAQCIAFALRMRPDRIIVGECREEETLAMLQAMNTGHPGSMSTIHADSAYECVDRLYTLVSQYSTIPNEAIYNLLKTIDFIVQVVRERNGRRRLEHIVEVNGVTKDEKTGNTTLKLNTIIEYSKEKDDFVWVAKGFKRKQILIEDGGWIIK
- a CDS encoding type II secretion system F family protein gives rise to the protein MSLLLLAQILTGLAVLFLLLGDRLLTSKAVAVRLKDEKIEAKEATKSSADLLVVLAGSVIGAGVAYAITGNLFFTVLGLSGGYFALKWMQKKRDESRRELLRQQYPDVLSQLSAATSGTLNPYQALEDTVPNLPRPARDIFYDVLRRTRTGDTTAKALDDVIERTGWEDLRTLSLAYRLHHSMGIDIDRICDYSLEAYYDQANKQGQIKGAISQNLAAIKILTGLPFLVIGIARVLSPDFTAPLFNTFEGCVFFMLCIAMIVLGNMIARKMIMKTMEG
- a CDS encoding copper amine oxidase N-terminal domain-containing protein; this translates as MRKKLVLLMMVVLLLFATPAFAIIIPGNGGEGVDTTPARPFPGYKNTNTNPAPAYSGIAVIVDGMRLNPDVPPYIDSNNRTQVPFRAIGEALNCQVTWIEKEKKVVVQKAGFTVEMVIGQRTFKVNGVTKTMDTAPVITKSRTFIPVRYVAEALDCNVNWNAQIRTVEITSK
- a CDS encoding AbrB/MazE/SpoVT family DNA-binding domain-containing protein; amino-acid sequence: MQEKTSKLTSKGQTTIPKYVREKLNLKEGDRLVYIPYEDGFLIKKVEDNCKYVPCPCCKGTGLRKVKKGE
- a CDS encoding type II secretion system F family protein yields the protein MEYSTLAATLTAAAVLVAVAGKKFALPDWTEAGDKTEEILKRTGGRFSNLENRTLLKKVIMQAGLDIEPEYFIGLQIALPIVCVICFLPFVLIGLVDIFWPLLVGIILYFIPRVWLNNKARQRVESINRDIPAFCVSFAAVLESGADFYTAITEVSNSMKDSELAKEFSRAIDEMSLGKRRSDALADIAIRCSIPDLTDLVRRMDQAERYGTSMADAIKDHAQRIMIRRKNDAAEKAGRLTIRLLPIILIFILGPLMGLLFFPVFYHLLQAF
- a CDS encoding PQQ-binding-like beta-propeller repeat protein, with the protein product MKRLLILMLTVIFALTSTLPAFAAPGDVTTFGFNDFRTREGYSTTPILWPAWEDNCDISFSQPLILKGWGKYEGQTLAVVAAGKHLRGYVMKEPDYSGNFQHNEPVFKLPIHGDKETKSHPTLVEKNGKKYIYIGTETAGDKSYIEIFDITDFDNARYYDSFMDLWASDIVSAPLVLDWRGHEVVVYTAGNTAEVHLAIDMLDKQKANNLRISLGSGRTSSSPAPILNGQGFAVGLDKGTHHGELGLFRLDDILAEENGKVVLKSNDSYDKIAFNGGIVASFAVDGDWLFFGDCQSRIYGYNVATGSSWVNADNAGIFSNRSPALTKTTVYFPAVNHPGQKGRLIAVDRATHQTKWVAEFADRAQTAPIIWRVQGTNAAVAFQGVGNGWLAGIDTYTGVKYQTTLIANADSNQNYGTGVSGELSLAHDWLVATTEDGVKAWKAVPFNLVAVDLTTGLEKGEKIKKDGVYNGSFTVKNEHVFIGTANIPVGVYKNGNLQTLKYEDGTEPKKGTFRGKDCYFTDLMATEEKTLYFTWTGSDSNVELVGTINEAPAVRKYPETTYEDNVIRKELVPAQYDIAVKILPLKTNWVIDGSSTTVKTNIGVRRKDSIPGPVPIKLTVNGPAGTKTQTFTLEPGKNTQIPYNFTASPGTYTITAEAWPSDNSWKDAYPPDNKDSVTITVKQMGLPDTDKEIRTGIGS
- a CDS encoding Flp family type IVb pilin translates to MISKFKEQLKELHQDESGQGMAEYGLIIALVAVVVIGALTLLGNKLSAKFGEVNDALD